One segment of Primulina tabacum isolate GXHZ01 chromosome 6, ASM2559414v2, whole genome shotgun sequence DNA contains the following:
- the LOC142548949 gene encoding uncharacterized protein LOC142548949 isoform X3, which yields MKASELQRWLLKKWYFLFDMRVTGTKMKQLPFLGAFCLLMLFLLYRTTNYQYQHMQMESKLHPFSTLKDIDVVTKSLNNLPRGIIESRSDLELKPLWRTSSSKSKVNFTNYRNLLAMAVGVRQKQNVDTIVQKFLSKSFTIVLFHYDGNLDGWWDLEWSREAIHIVAHNQTKWWFAKRFLHPDVVFIYDYIFLWDEDLGVENFEPGRYLEIVKSVGLEISQPALDPNSTGIHHRITIRKMMKKFHRRIYVERGSRKCSHDSEGPPCTGFVEGMAPVFSRTAWHCAWHLIQNDLVHGWGIDMKLGYCAQGDRTKKVGVVDSEYIVHQSIQTLGGVSARKVSNPEKNTKRHAMDVRSEIRRQSTIELKKFKERWEDAVKEDKKWVDPFATRKFTLKIDGLT from the exons ATGAAGGCATCCGAGCTACAGAGATGGCTATTAAAGAAATGGTATTTCTTGTTTGACATG CGAGTGACTGGCACGAAGATGAAACAGCTACCATTCCTTGGAGCTTTCTGTTTACTAATGCTGTTCTTACTCTATAGGACCACAAATTATCAGTATCAACACATGCAG ATGGAGTCAAAATTACATCCTTTTTCTACTTTAAAG GACATTGATGTGGTTACCAAAAGTTTGAATAATTTGCCTCGTGGTATCATTGAATCAAGGTCAGACCTAGAGTTAAAGCCTCTATGGAGAACAAGCAGTTCCAAATCTAAG GTCAATTTTACAAACTATCGTAATTTGCTGGCAATGGCAGTGGGAGTCAGACAAAAACAAAACGTTGATACAATTGTCCAAAAG TTTCTTTCGAAGAGTTTTACAATTGTTTTATTCCATTACGATGGCAACTTGGACGGGTGGTGGGACCTGGAATGGAGTAGGGAAGCTATACATATAGTTGCTCATAACCAAACAAAATG GTGGTTTGCAAAACGCTTTTTACACCCAGATGTGGTCTTTATTTATGATTACATATTTCTTTGGGATGAAGATTTGGGAGTAGAGAATTTTGAGCCTGGAAG GTACCTGGAAATTGTGAAATCCGTAGGACTGGAGATATCGCAGCCAGCTTTGGACCCAAATTCTACAGGCATACATCATAGGATTACGATAAGGAAAATGATGAAAAAATTTCACCG AAGAATATATGTTGAGCGAGGCAGTCGCAAGTGTTCCCATGATAGTGAGGGGCCGCCTTGTACTGG ATTTGTTGAAGGAATGGCTCCTGTGTTTTCAAGAACAGCATGGCATTGTGCCTGGCATTTGATACAG AATGATCTTGTTCATGGATGGGGGATTGACATGAAACTTGGTTATTGTGCCCAG GGAGATCGAACAAAGAAGGTGGGAGTAGTAGATAGCGAATATATAGTTCATCAGAGTATACAAACATTAGGAGGAGTATCAGCCAGGAAG GTCTCAAACCCGGAAAAGAACACAAAG AGGCACGCCATGGACGTTAGATCAGAG ATTCGGAGGCAATCAACTATAGAACTTAAAAAATTTAAGGAGAGGTGGGAAGATGCTGTGAAGGAGGACAAGAAATGGGTGGATCCATTTGCTACCAGAAAATTCACTTTAAAAATCGATGGTTTAACCTAG
- the LOC142548949 gene encoding uncharacterized protein LOC142548949 isoform X4, giving the protein MAIKEMRVTGTKMKQLPFLGAFCLLMLFLLYRTTNYQYQHMQMESKLHPFSTLKDIDVVTKSLNNLPRGIIESRSDLELKPLWRTSSSKSKVNFTNYRNLLAMAVGVRQKQNVDTIVQKFLSKSFTIVLFHYDGNLDGWWDLEWSREAIHIVAHNQTKWWFAKRFLHPDVVFIYDYIFLWDEDLGVENFEPGRYLEIVKSVGLEISQPALDPNSTGIHHRITIRKMMKKFHRRIYVERGSRKCSHDSEGPPCTGFVEGMAPVFSRTAWHCAWHLIQNDLVHGWGIDMKLGYCAQGDRTKKVGVVDSEYIVHQSIQTLGGVSARKVSNPEKNTKVYSFQCLQFLFSYVSILTPPPGFLSSSVLRCYLFCLFLSPCLTFRGTPWTLDQRFGGNQL; this is encoded by the exons ATGGCTATTAAAGAAATG CGAGTGACTGGCACGAAGATGAAACAGCTACCATTCCTTGGAGCTTTCTGTTTACTAATGCTGTTCTTACTCTATAGGACCACAAATTATCAGTATCAACACATGCAG ATGGAGTCAAAATTACATCCTTTTTCTACTTTAAAG GACATTGATGTGGTTACCAAAAGTTTGAATAATTTGCCTCGTGGTATCATTGAATCAAGGTCAGACCTAGAGTTAAAGCCTCTATGGAGAACAAGCAGTTCCAAATCTAAG GTCAATTTTACAAACTATCGTAATTTGCTGGCAATGGCAGTGGGAGTCAGACAAAAACAAAACGTTGATACAATTGTCCAAAAG TTTCTTTCGAAGAGTTTTACAATTGTTTTATTCCATTACGATGGCAACTTGGACGGGTGGTGGGACCTGGAATGGAGTAGGGAAGCTATACATATAGTTGCTCATAACCAAACAAAATG GTGGTTTGCAAAACGCTTTTTACACCCAGATGTGGTCTTTATTTATGATTACATATTTCTTTGGGATGAAGATTTGGGAGTAGAGAATTTTGAGCCTGGAAG GTACCTGGAAATTGTGAAATCCGTAGGACTGGAGATATCGCAGCCAGCTTTGGACCCAAATTCTACAGGCATACATCATAGGATTACGATAAGGAAAATGATGAAAAAATTTCACCG AAGAATATATGTTGAGCGAGGCAGTCGCAAGTGTTCCCATGATAGTGAGGGGCCGCCTTGTACTGG ATTTGTTGAAGGAATGGCTCCTGTGTTTTCAAGAACAGCATGGCATTGTGCCTGGCATTTGATACAG AATGATCTTGTTCATGGATGGGGGATTGACATGAAACTTGGTTATTGTGCCCAG GGAGATCGAACAAAGAAGGTGGGAGTAGTAGATAGCGAATATATAGTTCATCAGAGTATACAAACATTAGGAGGAGTATCAGCCAGGAAG GTCTCAAACCCGGAAAAGAACACAAAGGTATATAGCTTCCAGTGCCTCCAATTCCTATTCTCTTATGTTTCCATTCTAACTCCCCCACCGGGATTTCTTTCATCCTCAGTACTAAGATGTTATTTGTTCTGTTTGTTTTTGTCACCCTGTCTTACATTCAGAGGCACGCCATGGACGTTAGATCAGAG ATTCGGAGGCAATCAACTATAG
- the LOC142548949 gene encoding uncharacterized protein LOC142548949 isoform X1 — protein sequence MKASELQRWLLKKWYFLFDMRVTGTKMKQLPFLGAFCLLMLFLLYRTTNYQYQHMQMESKLHPFSTLKDIDVVTKSLNNLPRGIIESRSDLELKPLWRTSSSKSKVNFTNYRNLLAMAVGVRQKQNVDTIVQKFLSKSFTIVLFHYDGNLDGWWDLEWSREAIHIVAHNQTKWWFAKRFLHPDVVFIYDYIFLWDEDLGVENFEPGRYLEIVKSVGLEISQPALDPNSTGIHHRITIRKMMKKFHRRIYVERGSRKCSHDSEGPPCTGFVEGMAPVFSRTAWHCAWHLIQNDLVHGWGIDMKLGYCAQGDRTKKVGVVDSEYIVHQSIQTLGGVSARKVSNPEKNTKVYSFQCLQFLFSYVSILTPPPGFLSSSVLRCYLFCLFLSPCLTFRGTPWTLDQRFGGNQL from the exons ATGAAGGCATCCGAGCTACAGAGATGGCTATTAAAGAAATGGTATTTCTTGTTTGACATG CGAGTGACTGGCACGAAGATGAAACAGCTACCATTCCTTGGAGCTTTCTGTTTACTAATGCTGTTCTTACTCTATAGGACCACAAATTATCAGTATCAACACATGCAG ATGGAGTCAAAATTACATCCTTTTTCTACTTTAAAG GACATTGATGTGGTTACCAAAAGTTTGAATAATTTGCCTCGTGGTATCATTGAATCAAGGTCAGACCTAGAGTTAAAGCCTCTATGGAGAACAAGCAGTTCCAAATCTAAG GTCAATTTTACAAACTATCGTAATTTGCTGGCAATGGCAGTGGGAGTCAGACAAAAACAAAACGTTGATACAATTGTCCAAAAG TTTCTTTCGAAGAGTTTTACAATTGTTTTATTCCATTACGATGGCAACTTGGACGGGTGGTGGGACCTGGAATGGAGTAGGGAAGCTATACATATAGTTGCTCATAACCAAACAAAATG GTGGTTTGCAAAACGCTTTTTACACCCAGATGTGGTCTTTATTTATGATTACATATTTCTTTGGGATGAAGATTTGGGAGTAGAGAATTTTGAGCCTGGAAG GTACCTGGAAATTGTGAAATCCGTAGGACTGGAGATATCGCAGCCAGCTTTGGACCCAAATTCTACAGGCATACATCATAGGATTACGATAAGGAAAATGATGAAAAAATTTCACCG AAGAATATATGTTGAGCGAGGCAGTCGCAAGTGTTCCCATGATAGTGAGGGGCCGCCTTGTACTGG ATTTGTTGAAGGAATGGCTCCTGTGTTTTCAAGAACAGCATGGCATTGTGCCTGGCATTTGATACAG AATGATCTTGTTCATGGATGGGGGATTGACATGAAACTTGGTTATTGTGCCCAG GGAGATCGAACAAAGAAGGTGGGAGTAGTAGATAGCGAATATATAGTTCATCAGAGTATACAAACATTAGGAGGAGTATCAGCCAGGAAG GTCTCAAACCCGGAAAAGAACACAAAGGTATATAGCTTCCAGTGCCTCCAATTCCTATTCTCTTATGTTTCCATTCTAACTCCCCCACCGGGATTTCTTTCATCCTCAGTACTAAGATGTTATTTGTTCTGTTTGTTTTTGTCACCCTGTCTTACATTCAGAGGCACGCCATGGACGTTAGATCAGAG ATTCGGAGGCAATCAACTATAG
- the LOC142548949 gene encoding uncharacterized protein LOC142548949 isoform X2 → MKASELQRWLLKKWYFLFDMRVTGTKMKQLPFLGAFCLLMLFLLYRTTNYQYQHMQMESKLHPFSTLKDIDVVTKSLNNLPRGIIESRSDLELKPLWRTSSSKSKVNFTNYRNLLAMAVGVRQKQNVDTIVQKFLSKSFTIVLFHYDGNLDGWWDLEWSREAIHIVAHNQTKWWFAKRFLHPDVVFIYDYIFLWDEDLGVENFEPGRYLEIVKSVGLEISQPALDPNSTGIHHRITIRKMMKKFHRIYVERGSRKCSHDSEGPPCTGFVEGMAPVFSRTAWHCAWHLIQNDLVHGWGIDMKLGYCAQGDRTKKVGVVDSEYIVHQSIQTLGGVSARKVSNPEKNTKVYSFQCLQFLFSYVSILTPPPGFLSSSVLRCYLFCLFLSPCLTFRGTPWTLDQRFGGNQL, encoded by the exons ATGAAGGCATCCGAGCTACAGAGATGGCTATTAAAGAAATGGTATTTCTTGTTTGACATG CGAGTGACTGGCACGAAGATGAAACAGCTACCATTCCTTGGAGCTTTCTGTTTACTAATGCTGTTCTTACTCTATAGGACCACAAATTATCAGTATCAACACATGCAG ATGGAGTCAAAATTACATCCTTTTTCTACTTTAAAG GACATTGATGTGGTTACCAAAAGTTTGAATAATTTGCCTCGTGGTATCATTGAATCAAGGTCAGACCTAGAGTTAAAGCCTCTATGGAGAACAAGCAGTTCCAAATCTAAG GTCAATTTTACAAACTATCGTAATTTGCTGGCAATGGCAGTGGGAGTCAGACAAAAACAAAACGTTGATACAATTGTCCAAAAG TTTCTTTCGAAGAGTTTTACAATTGTTTTATTCCATTACGATGGCAACTTGGACGGGTGGTGGGACCTGGAATGGAGTAGGGAAGCTATACATATAGTTGCTCATAACCAAACAAAATG GTGGTTTGCAAAACGCTTTTTACACCCAGATGTGGTCTTTATTTATGATTACATATTTCTTTGGGATGAAGATTTGGGAGTAGAGAATTTTGAGCCTGGAAG GTACCTGGAAATTGTGAAATCCGTAGGACTGGAGATATCGCAGCCAGCTTTGGACCCAAATTCTACAGGCATACATCATAGGATTACGATAAGGAAAATGATGAAAAAATTTCACCG AATATATGTTGAGCGAGGCAGTCGCAAGTGTTCCCATGATAGTGAGGGGCCGCCTTGTACTGG ATTTGTTGAAGGAATGGCTCCTGTGTTTTCAAGAACAGCATGGCATTGTGCCTGGCATTTGATACAG AATGATCTTGTTCATGGATGGGGGATTGACATGAAACTTGGTTATTGTGCCCAG GGAGATCGAACAAAGAAGGTGGGAGTAGTAGATAGCGAATATATAGTTCATCAGAGTATACAAACATTAGGAGGAGTATCAGCCAGGAAG GTCTCAAACCCGGAAAAGAACACAAAGGTATATAGCTTCCAGTGCCTCCAATTCCTATTCTCTTATGTTTCCATTCTAACTCCCCCACCGGGATTTCTTTCATCCTCAGTACTAAGATGTTATTTGTTCTGTTTGTTTTTGTCACCCTGTCTTACATTCAGAGGCACGCCATGGACGTTAGATCAGAG ATTCGGAGGCAATCAACTATAG